One Streptomyces hundungensis DNA segment encodes these proteins:
- a CDS encoding HPP family protein, translating to MPEPAPSLRTDAAPALVVHDIPPPRTRLSGRAPSRPPAGAAFHTVSAAATLLVVLVAIGTVIHEPVLIPPLAASAALVHGAPTLSLSQPRNVILGHLLGAATGYAVLATVGSSPWATALAGAATIALTLLARAPHSPACATPVVVVLQHPAPQYFVPLLAGACALLVLGEYTASRIRRGAPAYPAYWW from the coding sequence ATGCCCGAGCCCGCCCCGTCCCTGAGGACCGACGCCGCCCCGGCGCTCGTCGTCCACGACATTCCCCCGCCCAGGACCCGACTCTCGGGCCGGGCCCCCTCGCGCCCGCCGGCCGGCGCCGCCTTCCACACCGTCAGTGCGGCGGCCACCCTCCTGGTGGTCCTGGTGGCGATCGGCACCGTCATCCACGAACCGGTGCTGATACCTCCGCTGGCGGCAAGCGCCGCCCTCGTGCACGGCGCCCCCACCCTCTCCCTTTCGCAGCCCCGCAACGTCATCCTGGGCCACCTGCTGGGCGCGGCGACGGGCTATGCGGTCCTCGCCACGGTCGGCAGCTCGCCCTGGGCCACGGCCCTGGCCGGAGCGGCGACCATCGCCCTCACCCTCCTCGCCCGCGCGCCCCACTCGCCCGCCTGCGCCACCCCCGTCGTGGTCGTGTTGCAGCACCCCGCCCCGCAGTACTTCGTGCCCCTGCTCGCGGGTGCCTGCGCCCTGCTCGTCCTCGGCGAGTACACGGCCTCCCGCATCCGGCGGGGTGCCCCCGCCTATCCCGCCTACTGGTGGTAG